The Streptomyces sp. B3I8 nucleotide sequence CCGGGCAGGCCGTCGACGACGACCACCGGGCCCTCCGCCTGGAGCGCCCCCGCCAGGCCGAGCGCGAGGACGCCGGCGGTGCGTGCGCAGCCCAGCTCCAGCAGGGCGAACGGCCCCTTTGCCCCGCGCACCGTACGGGCGAGGGTCGTGGTGAGGCGGGCGCGCGCGGCGGGGGCGCGACGGCCGCCCGCGCGCAGTTCCGCGAGGACCGAGGTGCCCAGGTGCGCCGCGATCTCCCGGCGAAGCACCGGACGGTCCGCGACCACCGCGCCGACCGCCGCCACCGCGAGCCCCAGCACCAGGCCGAGGACCAGCCCGATCACCGCGTCGGTGACCAGGGCCCTGGGCAGGGAGTGCGGCACCGCGCGGGCGTCGTCCACGATCTGCGTGCCGGCCGCGACCTTCGGTGTGCCGGTGCGGGCCTCCGCCGCGCGCTCGTCGAAGTCGGCGATGCGCGAGTTCAGTTCGGCCCGGCGGGCGAAGAGCGACTCGACGCTCGCCGACGCCTTCGGGTCCCGCTCCGGCGACTCGGCCCCGATCGCCTTGTTGACCTGGGCGAGTTCCTTCCGCATCCGGTCGCGCTGGTCCTGCAGGGCCTGCGCCTCGGCGTCGGCGGTCCGCCGCATCCGCCGCACATGGTCGGCGACGAACGCGTCGGCCAGCGCCCCGGCGCGGGCCACCGCCTTCGCGTCGCTGTCGCCGGTCACCTCGATCCGCAGCAGGTTGTTGGTGAGGCCGGTGCCCCGGTACTCCCGCAGGAAGTCCTCGGGCTTCTGGGAGGAGCCGAGGGACCGCAGCGCGGCGCCGGCGATCCGGGTGGTCCCGAGCAGTTCCACGTCGGTGCGGATCAGCGTGCCGGTGTCGTTCGGCTGGTCCTCCGCGTGCGTGACCAGCACCGTCGTCACCGCGGTCGGCGCCGGGGGCAGCAGCACCGCCACGGCCGCGCCGATCAGCAGCCCCAGCAGCGCCAGCGACCCCCACAGACGGCGGCGTCTGCGCACCGCCGCCAGCAGCGACTGCAGGTCGAGCAGCGGCGCACCGGCCGACGGCTCCACCGCGTGGCTCGTCGTCATGCGGAACCCCCCGTCGTGCGGCCGCGCGCGGCGAGCGCCGGAGCGGCGGTGTCCGGGACGGCGTCCTTCGCGGCCGTGCCGTTCCCGCGGCCGGCGGACCGTCTCCCGCGGACCCGGACCGGGCCGGCGACGACGACGCCGACGACCTCGTGCCCGGCGTCCGCGCACGCCCCGGCGAGACCGGCGAGTTCCTCCTCGGTCCAGTTGCCCGCGCCGAGCACGACCAGCGCACCGGCCTCGGTGCCCCGGTCCGGCACGATCGGCCGGGACACCGGCACCTCCACCACCCGCAGCGGGGGGTGCGTCCCGTTCGTGGCGCCCGGGGCGGCGGCGGGATCGCCCCCGGCCTCGGCGGCCAGCCGCCCCGCCGCGTGCCGGGCGATCCCGTCGCCGTCCGGCACGACCACCAGCACCCTCCCCGGCACCGGCAGCCGGTC carries:
- a CDS encoding Wzz/FepE/Etk N-terminal domain-containing protein — protein: MTTSHAVEPSAGAPLLDLQSLLAAVRRRRRLWGSLALLGLLIGAAVAVLLPPAPTAVTTVLVTHAEDQPNDTGTLIRTDVELLGTTRIAGAALRSLGSSQKPEDFLREYRGTGLTNNLLRIEVTGDSDAKAVARAGALADAFVADHVRRMRRTADAEAQALQDQRDRMRKELAQVNKAIGAESPERDPKASASVESLFARRAELNSRIADFDERAAEARTGTPKVAAGTQIVDDARAVPHSLPRALVTDAVIGLVLGLVLGLAVAAVGAVVADRPVLRREIAAHLGTSVLAELRAGGRRAPAARARLTTTLARTVRGAKGPFALLELGCARTAGVLALGLAGALQAEGPVVVVDGLPGREATKAGRRGGPKVITAASDDPPDAGRRIGAGSVRPGTAWADLPYLGERAVLVVRAGHGSAAWLHTVARQLAERHVEVLGAVLVDPDPRDRTDGTLWNGGLHDGPGRYSGVAVPVAASRPRADRPPVPVPRVPSVPDSDQEVR